In one window of Lolium rigidum isolate FL_2022 unplaced genomic scaffold, APGP_CSIRO_Lrig_0.1 contig_32828_1, whole genome shotgun sequence DNA:
- the LOC124681054 gene encoding uncharacterized protein LOC124681054 translates to MAESSNANPTFSGLKTDDTSSGEVEEVLMLSATLDLTTPDSGYDLSSLLTFDPESIEPATSKASAECGRASRAARDEERHDPETGCGGEAAGQAAADCAAVCCCCPMALLEVLLLVAVRLPADLLRRARLRRRRRRRRRGGDASLSGSAKAMIAAVDALEADEAAAGARRAQAEVEAASELEREIMASRLYGAGFWRSASSRSSSCASSARRP, encoded by the exons atggcggaatcatccaacgccaaccctACGTTCtctggtctgaag AccgatgacacctccagtggggaagtcgaggaagtaTTGATGCTATCTGCCACCCTGGACCTAACAACTCCTGACAGT ggttatgacctctcaagcctGCTAacattcgaccctgaatccatcgagccagctacgtCTAAAGCAAGTGCAGA ATGCGGGAGGGCGAGTCGGGCTGCCCGGGACGAGGAGCGGCATGACCCCGAGACGGGGTGCGGGGGCGAGGCGGCGGGGCAGGCGGCTGCGGACTGCGCCgcggtgtgctgctgctgccccaTGGCGCTGCTGGAGGTGCTCCTGCTCGTCGCCGTCCGCCTCCCCGCCGACCTCCTCCGCCGCGCGCGCCTCCGACgacgccggagacgccgccgcaggGGCGGCGACGCGTCGCTGTCGGGGAGCGCCAAGGCGATGATCGCGGCCGTGGACGCGCTCGAGGCGgacgaggcggcggccggcgccaggcgcgcgcaggcggaggtggaggccgcgTCGGAGCTCGAGCGCGAGATCATGGCCTCGCGGCTCTACGGCGCCGGCTTCTGGCGCAGCGCCTCCTCACGGTCCAGCTCCTGCGCGTCCTCCGCGCGCCGGCCGTGA